A window of the Acanthochromis polyacanthus isolate Apoly-LR-REF ecotype Palm Island chromosome 10, KAUST_Apoly_ChrSc, whole genome shotgun sequence genome harbors these coding sequences:
- the LOC110958569 gene encoding charged multivesicular body protein 1b-1-like: MSNMEKHLFNLKFAAKELQRNSKKCDKEEKAEKNKVKQAIQKGNMEAAKIHAENAIRQKHQSINFLRMSARVDAVASRVQTAVTMNQVSKSMSGVVKSMDATLKSMNLEKISALMDKFEHQFETLDVQTAQMEDTMSSTTTLTTPQNEVDMLLHEMADEAGLDLNLELPPGQTATLASSVASTEQDELSQRLSRLRDQVS; this comes from the exons ATGTCGAATATGGAGA AACACTTGTTCAACCTCAAGTTTGCTGCCAAGGAGCTCCAACGCAACTCAAAGAAATGTGACAaggaagaaaaagcagaaaaaaacaaagtgaagcaG GCTATCCAGAAGGGTAACATGGAGGCAGCCAAGATCCATGCAGAGAACGCCATCCGTCAGAAGCATCAGTCCATTAACTTCTTGAGGATGAGCGCCCGTGTGGATGCGGTGGCTTCCAGGGTCCAGACTGCTGTCACTATGAACCAG GTGTCTAAATCCATGTCTGGCGTGGTCAAGTCCATGGATGCTACACTGAAAAGCATGAACTTGGAGAAG ATCTCTGCATTGATGGACAAGTTTGAGCACCAGTTTGAGACCCTTGACGTGCAGACAGCTCAGATGGAAGACACCATGAGCAGCACCACCACTCTGACAACACCTCAG AATGAAGTGGATATGCTGCTGCACGAGATGGCTGATGAAGCAGG attGGATCTTAACCTGGAGCTTCCTCCAGGCCAGACTGCCACACTGGCATCATCCGTGGCATCAACAGAGCAG GATGAGCTCTCCCAGAGGCTGTCCAGACTGCGAGACCAAGTATCATAA